One window of the Thermococcus sp. P6 genome contains the following:
- a CDS encoding ribosome assembly factor SBDS — protein MPISVDKAVIARLKTHGETFEILVDPYLARDFKEGRDVPVEEILATPYVFKDAHKGDKASEHEMEKVFGTSDPYEVAKIILRKGNVQLTAQQRKEMLEEKRRYIAMTIHRHAVDPRTGYPHPVDRILRAMEEAGVHVDPFKDADAQVPNVIRAIRPLLPIKLEVKVIAVKVPSDYVGKTYGEVRKFGTIKREEWASDGSWMFLIEVPGGLEGEFYEKLNALTKGTAVTKLIERKGL, from the coding sequence ATGCCCATAAGCGTTGATAAAGCTGTCATCGCCCGTCTCAAGACGCACGGCGAGACGTTCGAGATACTCGTTGATCCATACCTTGCGAGGGACTTCAAGGAGGGTAGGGACGTTCCGGTGGAGGAGATCCTCGCCACCCCTTATGTTTTTAAGGACGCCCACAAGGGAGACAAGGCCAGCGAGCACGAGATGGAGAAGGTGTTCGGGACGAGCGACCCCTACGAGGTCGCCAAGATAATACTCAGAAAGGGCAACGTCCAGCTGACGGCACAACAGAGGAAGGAGATGCTCGAGGAAAAGAGGCGCTACATAGCGATGACGATCCACAGGCACGCAGTTGACCCGAGAACCGGCTATCCTCACCCCGTGGATAGAATCCTCCGGGCGATGGAGGAAGCGGGGGTTCACGTTGACCCCTTCAAGGATGCGGATGCTCAGGTTCCTAACGTCATCAGGGCCATAAGACCGTTGCTTCCGATAAAGCTCGAGGTGAAGGTCATAGCCGTTAAGGTGCCTTCGGACTACGTTGGCAAAACCTACGGCGAGGTAAGGAAATTCGGAACCATAAAGCGCGAGGAATGGGCCAGCGACGGTTCGTGGATGTTCCTGATCGAGGTCCCCGGAGGACTCGAGGGGGAGTTTTATGAGAAGCTTAACGCCCTTACGAAGGGCACCGCTGTAACCAAACTGATAGAGAGGAAGGGACTATGA